The genomic interval GTTCGGTCCCTCAGGTGGCCTGACTGTCCAGCGGGCTTCGAACGCCAAGGGCATTTTTTCGGGCCACATGGGTATAGATCATCGTGGTGTTCAAATCGGCATGACCCAAAAGTTGCTGTATCGTCCGGATATCATAGCCGTCCTCAAGCAGATGGGTAGCAAAAGAGTGTCTCAGCGTGTGGGTGGTCACCCTAAACCAGATCCACTCCTTGGCGGCCCCGGGGTACTTTCTATCCAGAGCGCCAGGCAGATGGACACCGGCGACATCTGCTTTTCGGTCGCCCTCATAAATTGCTCGTATCCTTTTGAGATGCATCCTAACCTCATCCGCAAGACATTCCGGAAAAAGCGTTTGTCGGTCCTTGTCGCCTTTGGCGGCACGGATTGTGAGCGTATTCCGCTCGAAATCCAGGTCCTGGACCCTCAAGCGAACGCATTCATCCCGGCGCAGTCCGCCGCCATAAATGATTTTGGCCATAAGGAGGGTCGTACCATATAGTTTGTCAAAGAGCAGCGAAACTTCATCGCGGGATAGGACCGTTGGCAGGCGTGCACCCCGTTTAGATCTTACCGCATTATGAATAGAGCCGATTTCTTTTTCAAGGATGTGACGATAAAAGAATAAAATTGCATTGAATGCCTGATTTTGGGTGGATTTGGCGACATGTCGATCTACCGACAGATATGAGAGGAAGTCGATAATATGGGAATCGGACAAACGCGCAGGCAGCTCCGGCTTCACGAATAAATAAAAATCGCGCAACCATTTCATGTAGGTTTGCTCGGTGCGATATGATCTTTGTTTAAGCCTGAGAATCCGCACCATTTTTTCGCCGGCCAATTTCCAGTCGTCAATAGGCATGGCACCGCCTTTGACCGGCTTTGCTTCGATTCTTTTGATGAAATAGCAATACAAACGGACTGCCTGTCCGGCCTGATCGACTTGCCATTGTTCATGGTGTTTGGCCATCCGGTTCAGAAAGGGATCAATTTGTTTTTCAAGGGAGATAAGATCCGGCCTGCTTTTGCAGAACATCACGAACTCCCTGGTCCATCTCAGATAAAAGGGCAGGTGCTTTTGAGGGACGGTTTTGATCGTTTTCAAGTAGTTGCAAAAATCGTCGAAAGACATCGCATAATTCTCCGTCGGTATTATGCAGCATGCTGCATAATATCAATAATCAGGACAAAAAGCAGAACGCAGCCGTAAATGAGGTGGCGGGGAAAGATATAAAATTCAGAACGGCGGCGATTAGATGTATCTGTTTTTAATGTAATAATTTGGCGTGTTGATCAATCTGATGCGATCGGAATAACGTTTTGTAGAGAAATAATTTTAATTTTGTCAAGAATTTATTTGCCATTTGGTCCTAATTGTCAATATACAGTTTAAATACAAATGGTTCTAATTTTTATCAGGGCGAATGAGCGGAAGCTTCTCGGAAGGCCGCTCTGAGAAACAAGGAATGCTGGATAATATTAATGTTGGACGTATAGAAGCATGTTTACAAAGCAGAAAGTTATAGAGTGTATTTTGGACACTGATGGAATGACGAGGGATATTACATTCACGCCGACGTCACATTTTTATATGGTAGAAGCAATAAAGAATTTCACAGAAGGATATAGAATAGACAATGCAACTGATAATGAAGGCGAAGATGTTTCAAGACTTCTGAAAGAAAATCCGGCCAAAATATTAAGTGAGGGAAATGGTTATATTCATTGCGTTTTGGTATCCGACCAACAACTAATTCCGTGTATTCAATTATTCATTGATTGGGACAGCCAGAAAAAGGACGAATATTGCCTTGAAATATCATTTTTTCCGAATGACATTAATCCTGCTTCTTTTAAATTGCATGATTTCATGAAGTTGATAGATAAATGGGCATCCATTTTAAATGCCAAGGACTATTTTGTACATTATGAAAATGCAAGTTGGGACCTCTACGATCCAAAGGGATTTGGAGTTATTTATACAAAACAAAATCGCCCAACATAAGCTTGCACGGGATCGCGGCAAAGGTCGCCGCTCCCCGTGAAGCTTGGCGTTAAATGTATATGGACAAAGATACTCTTACATTCCTTCTTAAGGGTGGCCATATGAATGTGCCGGATAGGGTTGCGAAAGGCATATGGCCTCACCCCCCTTTAAATTACAACGAGGTGCGGGCTCATTTGGTTTCTTTGATTACGCAAACTGAATGGTTCCCATGCGATCTGTCAAAAGGGAAGGAAGGAGTGGTTATCCAAAACACGGGCAAAAATTATATCTGCCATATTTTGCACTATAGCGCATTCGGTGCGCCAATCGTCAGTGAGAAAAGAGAAAAGGCATTTAAGAAACCAGAAGATGCAGCAGATTTTTATTTAAAATGGGACCTGTATCTTCCAGGGGATTTGGACAGTTGGAAGGTTGAATGACAATCTCATTTAACAATCGCCTCTACTCGGACGCGCGGAAGCCCGCCGCGCGCCGGTAAGGCGCACGTTATGCCGTAGGAATAAATTATGGGCAAAATTTTTGAATTTCTTATTCCAACTCTATTTTATATACTGCCAGTTGCTGGTGCAACATATACGATCGGAAAGATATTTTATCGGCAAATAGTTGATTTCAAAAAAACTCAAGAAAGTGGATCAACAAACTTTTACGGCTTTATAAAACTTGTAGGGATTTTTATTTTTTTAGTTTGGGGATGTCTTTTGAGCATTTTCCTAATTGTTGTATTCTGGTTTCCAAATATTGAAATACCAAAATCGATAAGGATCACTGGGTTATTTCTTTTAATTCCTTACATACTCTGTGTTGGTGCTTTATATGGTCTAACTAGAGTTATTGAGAGTGGTGCAGGCTCAGCTACTGGTATTTTAAAAGGCCTCACAGATATGGTTTCAGGTGAGCAATCTGGAAAAAAAGAATGAATAAAAGGCATAACCTATCACTAAACTCAGACGGCTAAAAGCGGGGCGAATTGAGCGCCATTGAGGTTTACATTTTCAGAAGCTATCAGGAAGGCTGTGCCAACCTATCCGCCGCCGGTTAGTTTTGTGTTAAGCCTGAGAGAATAATAGATGATTCAAACCATATTTACTGCTTTATCGGCACTTGCGGGTGGTTTTATAGGTGCCTATTTCACTCGCCAATCACAACATCATAAATGGCTTCTTGAAAGAAGGGCAGAATCTTTTGCACTCTTTTTGGAAAAGCTCGACGAAGGAAGGATGAAAGCAACTGATATATTATATCATCACGACTCTGTTGATAATTCTAAAGAACGGAGTACGCGATTGGTCGAAGCTTACCTTCCTGCTTTGAATTACGCTAAAATTGTAAAGCTATATTTGCCTAAGGACTTGCGGGAAGAGTTTTATGATTGTGCCAAAAAGTATTCAGTGCTCCACACTGCCTCCGATTTAGGAGACCAGCGACTTCAGACTATGCATAAACACTCTGATCGCATTCAACAAATATTTGAAGATGAATTATCGGCTCATTTTTGGCTAAAACCCTTCATACAAAGGATTAAGGGCTTAACAATGCGGTTCAAGGGACAGCAAGGGCCCGGCCATTAAGGAAAACAGTGCAGGCGAAAGTATCGTCACCTTTACAAAGGTTGGTGGAAGCCTTGCTGCCCCCGACCGCAGCGTTAGGCATTCATTCTGAAGTGAGGACGACCTCACCTCTCAACTTCGTTAGGGGACGGCCCCAAAGCTAATTGAGAGGTGTTTATGAGTTGGGTAATTTTGTTTATAGCTGGCCTTTTGGAGATTGGTTGGGCCATTGGATTAAAATATACAGATGGGTTTACGAAACCATGGCCTGCTTTTGGCACGGTGATTTCACTGGTGGCAAGTTTTCTCTTGCTAGGCTTGGCTTTGAAAACGTTGCCCGTCGGTACAGCCTATGCGATATGGGTTGGTATTGGTTCTGTAGGTACGGCACTTCTAGGCATTTTATTGTTCGGCGAGTCAACGGACGTTCTTAAGCTAGTAAGTTTAGGGCTGATCTGTGCGGGTATTGTTGGCCTCAAACTGGCCCATGCCTAACAAAACGCTGCACTCGGATAAATTACTCGCTGCGCTCCCAATTTACCGGTGAGCGTGGCGTTAGCGAAGAAATCACAAATTATGAAACATGTTTTGTTCTTATGCAGTCAAAACAAGTTAAGAAGTCCCACTGCGGAAGCAATTTTCTCTGGAGCTGATGGTTTCGAAGTGAGGTCAGCCGGTTTGAATAATGATGCTGTTGTTCCAACATCTCCGGAACTTATAGAATGGGCCGACTATATTTTTGTAATGGAGAAACCACATAGAAACAAGTTGCGGAAAAAGTACCGTAAATTTATCAACAAACAAAGGGTGATCTGTCTGGATATCCCTGATGAGTTTGAGTATATGGATGAAGGGCTCATAAAGCTATTAAAGCAGCGCATAGGCGTATTTTTTCAGAATCCATAGGGGTTCGCTAACCACGGCTTGCACAGGATCGCGGCAAAGAGCGCCGCTCCCTGTGAAGCCGAAAGTTATACCTCATGAAAGATATGAAAACAGTTCCTGCTGAAGAACGATTAGGCAAGGTTGACTATAGCAACTATAGTGATTGGGATACATATCCAAGATCTGTTTATGAATGTCCATTTTGCCAAAAGGGTTTGTCCTTATCATTTAAGG from Desulfatitalea tepidiphila carries:
- a CDS encoding phage integrase N-terminal SAM-like domain-containing protein; translated protein: MSFDDFCNYLKTIKTVPQKHLPFYLRWTREFVMFCKSRPDLISLEKQIDPFLNRMAKHHEQWQVDQAGQAVRLYCYFIKRIEAKPVKGGAMPIDDWKLAGEKMVRILRLKQRSYRTEQTYMKWLRDFYLFVKPELPARLSDSHIIDFLSYLSVDRHVAKSTQNQAFNAILFFYRHILEKEIGSIHNAVRSKRGARLPTVLSRDEVSLLFDKLYGTTLLMAKIIYGGGLRRDECVRLRVQDLDFERNTLTIRAAKGDKDRQTLFPECLADEVRMHLKRIRAIYEGDRKADVAGVHLPGALDRKYPGAAKEWIWFRVTTHTLRHSFATHLLEDGYDIRTIQQLLGHADLNTTMIYTHVARKNALGVRSPLDSQAT
- a CDS encoding low molecular weight protein tyrosine phosphatase family protein is translated as MKHVLFLCSQNKLRSPTAEAIFSGADGFEVRSAGLNNDAVVPTSPELIEWADYIFVMEKPHRNKLRKKYRKFINKQRVICLDIPDEFEYMDEGLIKLLKQRIGVFFQNP
- the sugE gene encoding quaternary ammonium compound efflux SMR transporter SugE; the encoded protein is MSWVILFIAGLLEIGWAIGLKYTDGFTKPWPAFGTVISLVASFLLLGLALKTLPVGTAYAIWVGIGSVGTALLGILLFGESTDVLKLVSLGLICAGIVGLKLAHA